From Methanomassiliicoccales archaeon LGM-RCC1, one genomic window encodes:
- a CDS encoding DNA topoisomerase IV subunit A, whose amino-acid sequence MNDRQKVALDSLTGVISNIYDQLDNGDIPAMNLPMRSKKNIEFDSRHNVWTYGDLKTARTAKTVQGAVSMLRTAYTTDFINEMIREGKSSTLREMYYISEGWHNAKFHTQDESNLLAEDLETITGCMREDFKLRPEESGAHVYGDLNFTTITTKGTWKTNNCIDDVPETGFAVPYKVEEDTFKIKPGNVKFIMAIETGGMFARLIENGFPEQYNCALVHLSGQPARSTRRLIKRLNEEYNLPVTVFTDGDPWSFRIYASVAYGAIKTAHISEYLATPTAQFIGITPSDILNYDLPTDKLSDKDIGALNAELSDPRFADEYWVNEIQAMLHMGKKAEQQALAKYGLEYATGTYLPEKLTDMGIL is encoded by the coding sequence ATGAATGACAGACAGAAAGTTGCACTTGACAGCCTCACCGGCGTCATCTCCAACATCTACGATCAGCTGGACAACGGAGACATCCCCGCCATGAACCTCCCCATGAGGTCGAAGAAGAACATCGAGTTCGATTCCAGGCACAACGTCTGGACATACGGTGACCTGAAGACCGCACGTACCGCCAAGACTGTGCAGGGAGCGGTCTCCATGCTCAGGACCGCCTACACCACGGATTTCATCAACGAGATGATCAGGGAGGGAAAATCATCCACCTTAAGGGAAATGTACTACATCTCCGAGGGATGGCATAACGCCAAGTTCCACACGCAGGATGAGAGCAACCTGCTGGCAGAGGATCTGGAGACAATCACAGGATGCATGAGGGAGGACTTCAAGCTCCGTCCCGAGGAATCCGGAGCCCACGTCTACGGTGACCTCAACTTCACCACGATAACCACCAAGGGAACTTGGAAGACCAACAACTGCATCGACGATGTCCCCGAGACGGGATTCGCGGTGCCTTACAAGGTCGAGGAGGACACATTCAAGATCAAGCCCGGGAACGTGAAGTTCATCATGGCGATCGAGACAGGAGGAATGTTCGCCCGTCTCATCGAGAACGGGTTCCCAGAGCAGTACAACTGCGCCCTTGTGCACCTCTCCGGTCAGCCTGCAAGATCCACCAGGCGTCTTATCAAGAGACTCAACGAGGAATACAACCTCCCCGTCACCGTGTTCACCGACGGAGATCCCTGGTCATTCAGGATCTATGCATCGGTAGCATATGGTGCGATCAAGACAGCACACATCTCAGAGTATCTGGCGACGCCGACGGCACAGTTCATCGGAATCACTCCATCGGACATCCTCAACTACGACCTGCCGACCGACAAGCTATCTGACAAGGATATCGGTGCGCTCAACGCAGAGCTCTCCGACCCCAGGTTTGCAGACGAATACTGGGTGAACGAGATTCAGGCCATGCTCCACATGGGCAAGAAGGCTGAGCAGCAGGCGCTGGCCAAGTACGGTCTGGAGTACGCCACCGGAACGTACCTTCCAGAGAAGCTCACTGACATGGGCATACTCTGA
- a CDS encoding MFS transporter, giving the protein MKLSDGALIVLIIMLSMFAPLATDMFLPALDEMVEYFETDEATFSMTMYMFMLFLAIGVLFLGPVSDKYGRRSVLIGSLALFIASSFLCSVVNSIVLMILFRMLQAVGAGGAMATSVALIRDCFDGERRSKVLTIVAVIGVLGPVIAPVLGQVMIWAMDWRATFWAPAIVALICALMALMLPSEIPTERYKGSIMGSVKTMVPILKNGDFRRFTIMMNMFAFGILAYVSVSEYIYKEKGFDVGDAYSFYLAGAMIMGVVLMLIIERFRMSNKTHIAVMFALIVIATAILWLLGAENPLLFFAGIVPFIAASSIARSFGFNILLAQDVGNSGAISSVLNFIHFLFATAGMIVVVNLPFGSYIESVAFCFTLFLVVYAVLWAVMKIRGTTLKGLE; this is encoded by the coding sequence ATGAAGCTGAGTGACGGAGCGTTGATTGTTCTAATCATAATGCTCAGCATGTTCGCTCCGCTGGCCACCGATATGTTCCTGCCGGCTCTTGATGAGATGGTGGAATATTTCGAGACCGACGAGGCCACCTTCAGCATGACGATGTACATGTTCATGCTATTCCTCGCCATCGGTGTCCTTTTCCTGGGCCCTGTCAGCGACAAATATGGGAGAAGATCCGTTCTAATCGGTTCTTTGGCACTGTTCATTGCATCCAGTTTTCTGTGCAGTGTCGTGAACTCCATAGTCCTTATGATTCTGTTCAGAATGCTGCAGGCTGTAGGTGCCGGAGGAGCGATGGCAACGTCCGTCGCGCTCATCAGGGATTGCTTTGACGGCGAGAGGAGATCGAAGGTCCTTACCATCGTTGCTGTGATCGGAGTTTTGGGTCCGGTCATCGCGCCGGTTCTCGGTCAGGTCATGATATGGGCAATGGATTGGAGGGCCACGTTCTGGGCACCAGCCATCGTGGCATTGATATGTGCGCTCATGGCCCTGATGCTGCCCTCGGAGATCCCGACTGAGAGATACAAGGGATCGATCATGGGTTCCGTGAAGACCATGGTCCCCATCCTGAAGAACGGGGACTTCAGAAGATTCACGATAATGATGAACATGTTCGCCTTCGGAATCCTGGCCTACGTATCCGTTTCCGAATACATCTACAAGGAGAAGGGATTCGATGTCGGCGATGCTTACTCATTCTATCTTGCGGGAGCGATGATCATGGGAGTAGTTCTCATGCTGATCATCGAGAGGTTCAGAATGAGCAACAAGACTCATATCGCGGTCATGTTCGCACTCATCGTCATAGCTACGGCGATCCTCTGGTTGCTTGGAGCCGAGAACCCGCTCTTATTCTTCGCAGGAATAGTTCCCTTCATCGCCGCATCATCGATCGCTCGTTCCTTCGGTTTCAACATACTTCTGGCGCAGGATGTTGGTAACTCTGGAGCGATATCCTCCGTACTGAATTTCATCCACTTCCTGTTCGCGACCGCAGGGATGATCGTGGTGGTCAACCTGCCCTTCGGTTCTTACATCGAGAGCGTCGCATTCTGTTTCACTCTTTTCTTAGTGGTATATGCAGTCCTCTGGGCTGTCATGAAGATAAGGGGCACTACGCTCAAAGGATTAGAATGA
- a CDS encoding hydantoinase/oxoprolinase family protein produces MVLGLGIDTGGTYTDSVVIDIDTKEIVCRSKALTTRDDLIKGIVSSLKGLSKTDGISIVSLSSTLATNSIVEGKSCRVGLIVLGKKFGHTVNIANYAYIDAQLDLKGRTVKKLNMDEAKAAVESMRGKVDVLAVVGYMSVRNPSHEDTVRNLAEKMLGIPVVCAHELTSKLGFEQRANTAIINAGLIPTIIDLIKAVTKALEDLGIDAPLMIVKGDGSIMNTNTAIRRPIETIMSGPASSLTSAMVHTGIQDALIADIGGTTTDLGIIHGGFVRTLDTGALVGGHRTRVRAADVSTYGMGGDSRISVEKGNILLSAIRIIPVCIAASKWPSVKEWVDGLQSLDQSPSDTVSDCEFYTRASNTELSYLTEADRKFLKLIEERPYSVREASEVLEIPFERFCLRDLESEGYVTRIGITPTDILAAEGTYKEYDTEASVKAVSMLASKSGMSTNVFIESAKKAIVKKIVRCIMDHMIRAETGKDELSKTDEAIIEEVLRDSSEYNVGMKLKMPIVGIGAPVGAWLPAVSEILQTELILPDNYDVGNAIGAISSSVTETVELTVRAGFQDFSEDPECTVYNGEEAFDFPEKDEAIDFAVQEATRIATARAIESGAAEVNIESKVVEMLIDVEGKGKKVFRGATVIVRASGKPMMHWFD; encoded by the coding sequence ATGGTCCTAGGCTTGGGGATAGACACCGGAGGAACCTATACGGACTCCGTTGTCATCGACATCGATACGAAGGAGATAGTCTGCCGTTCCAAGGCCCTCACCACCCGCGATGACCTGATCAAGGGGATAGTCTCTTCTCTCAAGGGCCTCTCCAAGACCGATGGGATCTCAATCGTTTCATTGTCATCCACCCTTGCCACGAATTCTATCGTCGAAGGGAAGAGCTGCCGTGTCGGACTGATAGTCCTGGGCAAGAAGTTCGGCCATACCGTGAACATAGCGAATTATGCATACATCGATGCGCAGCTGGACCTTAAGGGCAGGACTGTCAAGAAGCTCAACATGGATGAGGCCAAGGCTGCTGTAGAATCGATGCGTGGAAAGGTGGACGTCCTAGCTGTCGTAGGATACATGAGCGTCCGTAATCCGAGCCACGAAGATACCGTGAGGAATCTGGCGGAGAAGATGCTCGGGATCCCCGTCGTCTGCGCTCACGAGCTGACATCCAAACTAGGGTTCGAGCAGAGGGCCAATACTGCCATAATCAATGCGGGACTGATCCCGACGATCATCGATCTGATCAAGGCGGTGACGAAGGCTTTGGAGGATCTCGGAATCGACGCCCCTTTGATGATCGTCAAGGGCGACGGATCCATCATGAACACCAACACGGCGATCAGGAGACCCATTGAGACCATCATGTCCGGGCCGGCATCCAGTCTGACCAGCGCCATGGTCCATACAGGAATCCAGGACGCGCTCATCGCCGACATCGGAGGAACGACCACGGATCTGGGGATCATCCACGGCGGTTTCGTTCGCACTCTGGACACCGGCGCCCTGGTGGGCGGACACAGGACGAGGGTACGTGCAGCAGACGTCAGCACCTACGGAATGGGCGGTGACAGCCGCATCTCCGTAGAGAAGGGTAACATATTGCTGTCCGCAATACGCATCATCCCCGTCTGCATAGCTGCATCCAAATGGCCCAGCGTCAAGGAATGGGTCGATGGCCTGCAGTCATTGGATCAATCTCCTTCGGATACCGTATCCGATTGCGAATTCTACACGAGGGCATCCAACACCGAGCTTTCGTATCTGACCGAGGCTGACAGGAAGTTCCTCAAGCTCATCGAAGAGAGGCCTTATTCCGTAAGAGAGGCATCAGAGGTGCTGGAGATCCCGTTCGAGAGATTCTGCCTGAGGGATCTGGAATCGGAGGGATATGTCACACGCATAGGCATTACTCCAACGGACATATTGGCGGCCGAAGGGACCTACAAGGAGTACGATACCGAGGCATCGGTCAAGGCAGTATCTATGCTGGCATCGAAGTCGGGCATGTCCACGAATGTGTTCATCGAGTCCGCCAAGAAGGCTATCGTCAAGAAGATCGTCAGATGCATCATGGACCACATGATCAGGGCAGAGACCGGAAAGGATGAGCTGTCGAAAACGGATGAGGCCATCATTGAGGAGGTCCTCAGGGACTCATCGGAATACAACGTGGGGATGAAATTGAAGATGCCCATAGTCGGCATCGGCGCCCCAGTAGGTGCATGGCTGCCAGCCGTGTCGGAGATACTACAGACGGAACTGATCCTTCCTGATAACTACGATGTAGGGAACGCCATAGGTGCCATCTCCAGTTCAGTCACCGAGACTGTAGAATTAACCGTGCGTGCAGGATTCCAGGATTTCTCCGAGGATCCGGAATGCACCGTCTACAACGGTGAGGAGGCGTTCGATTTCCCTGAGAAGGATGAGGCAATAGATTTCGCTGTCCAGGAGGCAACGAGGATCGCCACTGCGAGAGCGATAGAATCCGGAGCCGCAGAGGTGAACATCGAGAGCAAAGTCGTCGAGATGCTCATAGACGTGGAAGGCAAGGGGAAGAAGGTGTTCCGCGGCGCCACCGTAATCGTCAGAGCATCGGGTAAACCGATGATGCACTGGTTCGACTAA
- the htpG gene encoding molecular chaperone HtpG, translated as MAKKQFKAESKQLLDLMINSIYTHREIFLREIISNASDAIDKLHYKSITESDVPVAREDFRIDVTIDRDAGTVTVSDNGIGMTKEDMDANLGVIAHSGSLDFKKNLEEGKDVDIIGQFGVGFYSSFLVSDKVTVISKAYGEDKAWRWTSEGADGYTIKECERDSHGTDVIMHIRKDDENETFSSYLDEYTLEDLIKKYSDYVRWPIHMELEKGAMEETGEKNEDGTPKKEWRSHMEDTVVNSMVPIWQRDKSSVSDEDCKEFYKEKFHDYEEPISVIRINAEGTVSYKAMLFIPKVAPYNFYSREFEPGLQLYSSGVMIMDKCKDLLPDCFRFVRGVVDSPDLSLNISREMLQHDRQLSMIRSNLEKKIKNDLERILKDDRETYEAFHKNFGPQLKYGIVENWGAKADLLKDLIMFPSVEKDKPITLQEYVSDMKEGQDKIYYASAESVSRAKQIPQAEQVREKGYDIICLTEELDEFTLKTLRNYNEKEFCDINSNGLDLGTEEEKKEAEAKEEESKELLDFVKETLGDKVDSVKLSRKLKTHAVCLSSEGDVSFEMEKYFASLPGSPNEGMKAKRVLEINPNHSAFESLKKAYSEDKDKAKSMCSIMLDQALLLAGMPVEDLLNYSENVFKLF; from the coding sequence ATGGCAAAGAAACAATTCAAGGCAGAATCGAAACAGCTGCTCGACCTGATGATCAACTCCATCTACACGCACAGGGAGATATTCCTCAGAGAAATCATCTCCAACGCATCGGATGCCATCGACAAGCTGCATTACAAATCCATAACGGAGTCCGACGTTCCCGTCGCAAGGGAAGACTTCCGCATCGACGTCACGATCGACAGGGACGCCGGAACGGTCACCGTATCCGATAACGGTATAGGGATGACCAAAGAGGATATGGATGCTAATCTCGGAGTCATCGCCCACAGCGGTTCCCTGGACTTCAAGAAGAACCTTGAGGAAGGCAAGGATGTGGACATCATCGGCCAGTTCGGTGTCGGATTCTACTCTTCGTTCCTTGTCTCCGACAAGGTAACTGTCATCTCCAAGGCATACGGAGAGGACAAGGCATGGAGATGGACCAGCGAAGGCGCTGACGGATATACCATCAAGGAATGCGAGAGAGACTCTCACGGAACCGATGTCATCATGCATATCCGGAAGGACGATGAGAATGAGACGTTCAGCTCGTACCTCGACGAATACACCCTGGAGGACCTCATCAAGAAGTATTCCGACTATGTCCGCTGGCCTATCCACATGGAGCTCGAGAAGGGCGCGATGGAAGAGACCGGCGAAAAGAACGAGGACGGCACCCCCAAGAAGGAATGGAGATCACACATGGAGGACACCGTGGTCAACAGCATGGTGCCCATCTGGCAGAGGGACAAGTCGAGCGTATCCGACGAGGACTGCAAGGAATTCTACAAGGAGAAGTTCCATGACTATGAGGAACCCATATCCGTCATCCGCATCAACGCGGAAGGAACCGTCAGTTACAAGGCAATGCTGTTCATCCCCAAGGTCGCACCCTACAACTTCTACAGCAGGGAATTCGAGCCCGGGCTGCAGCTTTACTCCTCGGGAGTCATGATCATGGACAAGTGCAAGGACCTGCTGCCAGACTGCTTCAGGTTCGTCAGGGGTGTCGTGGATTCACCGGACCTCTCGCTGAACATCTCGAGGGAGATGCTCCAGCACGATCGTCAGCTCAGCATGATCAGGAGCAACCTGGAGAAGAAGATCAAGAACGATCTGGAAAGGATCCTCAAGGATGACAGGGAAACATATGAGGCGTTCCACAAGAACTTTGGACCGCAGCTCAAGTACGGCATCGTCGAGAACTGGGGCGCTAAGGCCGACCTGCTGAAGGACCTCATCATGTTCCCCTCGGTAGAGAAGGACAAACCCATCACGCTGCAGGAATACGTCTCCGACATGAAGGAGGGTCAGGACAAGATCTACTACGCATCAGCGGAGAGCGTCTCTAGGGCGAAGCAGATCCCCCAGGCCGAACAGGTACGTGAGAAAGGATATGACATAATCTGTCTCACCGAGGAACTGGACGAGTTCACTCTCAAGACCCTCAGGAACTACAACGAGAAGGAGTTCTGCGACATCAACAGCAACGGCCTCGACCTGGGTACCGAGGAGGAGAAGAAGGAGGCAGAAGCAAAGGAGGAGGAATCCAAGGAGCTTCTGGACTTCGTAAAGGAGACCCTCGGGGACAAGGTGGATTCCGTCAAACTCTCCAGGAAACTGAAGACTCATGCGGTATGCCTGAGCTCCGAAGGGGACGTATCCTTCGAGATGGAGAAGTATTTCGCCAGCCTGCCGGGGTCCCCGAATGAGGGTATGAAAGCGAAGCGCGTGCTGGAGATAAACCCGAACCACTCGGCTTTCGAATCCCTGAAAAAGGCATACTCTGAGGATAAGGACAAAGCCAAATCGATGTGCTCCATCATGCTCGATCAGGCGCTTCTCCTGGCCGGAATGCCTGTAGAGGACCTTCTGAACTACTCCGAGAACGTGTTTAAACTGTTCTGA
- a CDS encoding DUF362 domain-containing protein, producing MKSKVYFMKEITPENVVKMYEALNIELKGKVAVKVHSGEKGNFNFLKPEFWKPVIDKVGGRVVECNTAYGDRFVGVRDHTDSHRKLLEEHGWSKYFDVDLMDAEGPDVEFDIPAGKQLKKNYVGKNLKNYDSMLVLAHFKGHPNGGYGGALKQLSIGCASKTGKILIHTCGKSTDPVAGWDVHASDPAFCEGMAEAASTVVKYFNGNMAFINVMKNLSVDCDCVATPDPPCMKDIGILSSLDPVAIDQACLDLVVASDDPGKEHFMERVNSKSGFHTIEHAAEMGYGSREYELIKL from the coding sequence ATGAAATCGAAAGTCTACTTCATGAAGGAAATCACGCCCGAGAACGTAGTGAAGATGTACGAGGCGTTGAACATAGAACTGAAGGGAAAGGTGGCCGTTAAGGTCCACTCCGGAGAGAAGGGAAACTTCAACTTCCTCAAACCCGAGTTCTGGAAGCCGGTCATCGACAAGGTCGGCGGTCGCGTCGTGGAGTGCAACACGGCCTACGGAGACAGATTCGTCGGCGTCAGGGACCACACGGACTCCCACAGGAAGCTCCTCGAGGAGCACGGATGGAGCAAGTACTTCGACGTGGACCTCATGGATGCCGAGGGACCAGATGTGGAATTCGACATCCCCGCCGGCAAACAGCTCAAGAAGAACTATGTCGGAAAGAACCTGAAGAACTACGATTCCATGCTTGTACTGGCACACTTCAAGGGACACCCTAACGGAGGATATGGCGGAGCACTCAAACAGCTCTCTATCGGATGTGCTTCGAAGACAGGAAAGATCCTCATACACACCTGTGGAAAATCCACCGATCCCGTCGCAGGATGGGACGTCCATGCCAGTGATCCTGCGTTCTGCGAGGGTATGGCCGAAGCGGCATCAACCGTGGTCAAATACTTCAACGGGAACATGGCCTTCATCAACGTCATGAAGAACCTGTCCGTGGACTGCGACTGCGTTGCGACCCCGGACCCCCCTTGCATGAAGGACATCGGGATATTATCATCTCTCGACCCCGTTGCTATCGACCAGGCCTGTCTGGACCTCGTCGTGGCATCAGATGACCCCGGAAAAGAACACTTCATGGAGAGAGTCAACAGCAAGAGCGGATTCCACACCATCGAACATGCAGCAGAGATGGGTTACGGATCACGCGAATACGAATTGATAAAACTGTAA
- a CDS encoding DUF1846 domain-containing protein, protein MKVGFDNDMYLKTQSEHIRERIQKFGGKLYLEFGGKLFDDYHASRVLPGFMPDSKIRMLMEFGQDAEAIVVINAEDIVKKKIRKDFSVGYDSEVFRLVDMFLDRGIGVCGLVITHFNGQAEAEAFQKKAESNGLKVYRHYLIDGYPSNVDLIASDEGFGKDEFVPTTKPLVVVTAPGPGSGKMAVCLSQLYNEKKRGVSAGYAKFETFPIWNIPLKHPVNIAYEAATVDLADVNMIDPFHLEAYGETTVNYNRDIEIFPVVNAILEGVLGNSPYKSPTDMGVNMAGNCIVDDEFVRKAANYEIIRRYFSTLRDRREGRASAETLLKSEIYMKNAGITPEYRKTVATVRQLMTETERPIVAAELDDGRLVTGKATPLTTASSSLLLNMLKELAGIDDSVTLISKEVIESVHRLKVNNLGYKNPRMHLDEMLVALSIIARTDKNAEKAFAMLPLLRGCDVHSSVILSAVDEGVYKKLGMSTSSEPEHQTKCLFHESF, encoded by the coding sequence ATGAAGGTCGGTTTCGACAACGACATGTACCTCAAGACGCAGTCCGAACATATCAGGGAACGCATCCAGAAGTTCGGAGGTAAGCTGTATCTCGAGTTTGGTGGCAAGCTTTTCGACGATTATCACGCATCAAGGGTCCTTCCCGGTTTCATGCCCGACAGTAAGATCAGGATGCTCATGGAGTTCGGTCAGGACGCTGAGGCGATCGTGGTCATCAATGCCGAGGACATCGTCAAGAAGAAGATACGCAAGGACTTCAGCGTAGGATACGACTCCGAGGTGTTCAGGCTCGTGGACATGTTCCTCGACAGGGGCATCGGAGTGTGCGGTCTGGTCATCACGCATTTCAACGGACAGGCCGAGGCAGAGGCATTCCAGAAGAAAGCCGAGTCCAACGGTCTGAAGGTCTACAGGCACTACCTGATAGACGGATATCCCTCCAATGTCGACCTCATCGCATCCGACGAAGGATTCGGAAAGGATGAGTTCGTCCCGACCACCAAACCGCTAGTCGTTGTCACCGCTCCCGGACCTGGAAGCGGAAAGATGGCTGTCTGCCTCTCGCAACTCTACAACGAGAAGAAGAGAGGCGTGTCCGCAGGATATGCGAAGTTCGAGACCTTCCCGATTTGGAATATCCCGCTGAAGCATCCGGTGAACATCGCCTATGAGGCGGCCACGGTGGACCTGGCGGATGTCAACATGATCGACCCGTTCCATCTGGAAGCATACGGAGAGACCACGGTCAACTACAACAGGGACATCGAGATATTCCCCGTTGTGAACGCGATCCTCGAAGGTGTTCTGGGAAACTCTCCCTACAAGTCCCCTACGGACATGGGAGTGAACATGGCGGGCAACTGTATTGTCGACGACGAGTTCGTCAGGAAAGCAGCGAACTATGAGATCATCAGACGTTACTTCTCGACCCTCAGGGACCGCAGGGAGGGCAGAGCATCGGCAGAGACCCTTCTGAAGTCCGAGATCTACATGAAGAATGCCGGTATCACCCCGGAGTACCGCAAGACCGTAGCAACCGTCAGGCAGCTGATGACAGAGACGGAAAGGCCCATAGTCGCAGCAGAGCTGGATGACGGAAGGCTGGTCACTGGAAAGGCCACCCCGTTGACCACAGCATCCTCATCGCTTCTTTTGAACATGCTGAAGGAGCTCGCGGGCATAGACGATTCCGTCACTCTGATTTCCAAGGAGGTCATCGAATCGGTCCACAGGCTGAAGGTCAACAACCTCGGGTACAAGAACCCCCGCATGCATCTCGATGAGATGCTTGTAGCCCTTTCCATAATCGCAAGGACCGACAAGAACGCGGAGAAGGCATTCGCGATGCTCCCCCTGCTGAGGGGATGCGACGTGCACTCCTCGGTGATCCTTTCCGCCGTGGACGAGGGAGTGTACAAGAAGCTCGGTATGAGCACATCCAGTGAGCCCGAGCATCAGACCAAGTGTCTCTTCCACGAAAGTTTCTGA
- a CDS encoding TerB N-terminal domain-containing protein, protein MAFNPYEERREYNVNDLLSQIEEYRDRHGEECEYIRCEHRNADYSVMDRQQRAYYLYWRDELSRGNCLKSDRGYAKLRVVEIINSDMDPAEGIRELRLLYENTRMHGMPQSDLGSVMFDYAVVHDLDLPVMWLGKGSVRSFMVTSEIMSFPTRRLNRELIWYLSGGPKVHADGVDNLRHVSLFNDSLIAIDRFLMENTGKGIAKTYSEGMVSELFKVFMYLPYGKDKDYQVTYEKLRTDGVFGEFMLGLFSYTRKVLCKEIGEKGPATPSSFNKEFRGIVDRIFSEGPGEYERIPKEWRGTTRVPMSSKERALVDMGAHLEAQYGTAEKPKPILNIDKNAEKQHVSPHLKTDIERNWNVEIKEKQEYIPSGFTNPDWRSFTEPQRKCYVYWRDQTRKGNYGETDWGYLWLYLCELINVKEDPQKNLDQLIALHKAYGSADEEKLIGKTCFEYSVVHKLPFPEPSISESNITACLVMDQFLKGMNVRPDKTLLLFLSGINDKTMTREFDPDCVGITNMSIRGVQATLKAEGTSIEELCDPEKVNTVINVFEGLKYFKEIRKARFTYLNYIYNGMFDDSLKEIVKAVFSAVRMKRTRKAVKIGKVAAFGMDCKDIVSKSVSAWYENKAIEEIKERASNMKLDLEAVSGAQAALKEVTEMMKVGNDEEIVPEIVTKPVEPVRAISNTWQGLSEALDDDQKGYLEAALEGKAKQYLKDKGLLMTRIEEAINTLAMDSVGDSIVEDGNVFEDYADDVRSLL, encoded by the coding sequence ATGGCATTCAATCCGTACGAGGAAAGACGCGAATACAACGTCAACGATCTTCTATCCCAGATCGAGGAGTACAGGGACAGGCACGGAGAGGAATGCGAGTACATCAGGTGCGAGCACAGGAATGCCGATTACTCCGTCATGGACCGCCAACAGAGAGCATACTACCTTTACTGGAGGGACGAGCTGTCCCGCGGGAACTGCCTCAAGTCCGACAGGGGATATGCAAAGCTCAGAGTGGTCGAGATCATCAACTCCGATATGGATCCTGCCGAAGGCATCAGAGAGCTCAGGCTGCTCTACGAGAACACCAGGATGCACGGCATGCCCCAGTCCGATCTGGGATCGGTGATGTTCGATTATGCCGTGGTTCACGACCTGGACCTCCCCGTCATGTGGCTTGGAAAGGGATCCGTAAGATCGTTCATGGTCACATCAGAGATAATGTCCTTCCCGACGAGAAGGCTCAACAGGGAGCTGATCTGGTATCTGTCGGGAGGCCCGAAGGTGCACGCCGACGGCGTGGACAACCTCAGACATGTTTCACTTTTCAACGACAGCCTCATCGCCATAGACCGTTTCCTGATGGAGAATACGGGCAAGGGAATCGCCAAGACCTACTCCGAAGGGATGGTCTCCGAGCTGTTCAAGGTCTTCATGTACCTCCCATACGGAAAGGACAAGGACTATCAGGTCACCTATGAGAAGCTCCGCACTGATGGTGTCTTCGGAGAGTTCATGCTCGGACTGTTCTCGTACACCAGGAAGGTCCTGTGCAAGGAGATCGGTGAGAAGGGCCCTGCCACCCCCAGCTCGTTCAATAAGGAGTTCAGGGGAATTGTCGACAGGATATTCTCGGAAGGGCCCGGAGAATACGAGCGCATCCCGAAGGAATGGAGAGGCACCACCAGGGTCCCGATGTCCTCTAAGGAAAGGGCGCTTGTCGATATGGGAGCGCATCTGGAAGCACAATACGGAACCGCGGAGAAGCCTAAGCCCATACTCAACATCGACAAGAACGCTGAGAAGCAGCATGTGAGCCCGCACCTCAAGACAGATATCGAGAGGAATTGGAACGTGGAGATCAAGGAGAAGCAGGAGTACATCCCGTCCGGATTCACGAACCCCGACTGGAGGTCGTTCACCGAGCCTCAGAGGAAATGCTACGTATACTGGCGTGACCAGACCCGCAAAGGCAACTACGGAGAGACCGACTGGGGATACCTATGGCTGTACCTTTGCGAACTCATCAATGTCAAGGAGGATCCCCAGAAGAACCTGGACCAGCTGATAGCACTCCACAAGGCCTACGGTTCGGCCGATGAGGAGAAGCTCATCGGAAAGACCTGCTTCGAGTACTCCGTGGTCCACAAGCTACCGTTCCCTGAGCCTTCCATCAGCGAATCCAACATAACCGCCTGTCTGGTCATGGACCAGTTCCTCAAGGGAATGAACGTCAGGCCTGACAAGACACTGCTCCTGTTCCTATCGGGCATCAACGATAAGACGATGACCAGGGAGTTCGACCCCGACTGTGTCGGGATCACCAACATGTCCATACGCGGCGTTCAGGCAACGTTGAAAGCGGAAGGCACATCGATCGAGGAACTGTGCGACCCCGAGAAGGTCAACACCGTCATCAATGTCTTCGAGGGCCTGAAGTACTTCAAGGAGATCAGGAAGGCCAGATTCACCTATCTCAACTACATCTACAACGGAATGTTCGACGACTCTCTGAAGGAGATAGTCAAAGCCGTGTTCTCAGCAGTGCGCATGAAGAGGACCAGAAAGGCGGTCAAGATCGGCAAGGTGGCCGCGTTTGGAATGGACTGCAAGGATATCGTATCCAAGAGTGTTTCCGCATGGTACGAGAATAAGGCCATAGAGGAGATCAAAGAAAGAGCCAGCAACATGAAACTGGATCTCGAGGCGGTGTCTGGTGCACAGGCTGCCCTCAAAGAAGTCACCGAGATGATGAAGGTCGGAAACGACGAGGAGATAGTTCCCGAGATTGTCACCAAGCCTGTCGAGCCCGTGAGAGCGATTTCCAACACATGGCAGGGCCTTTCCGAGGCTCTGGATGATGACCAGAAAGGATACCTCGAAGCCGCTCTCGAAGGCAAGGCGAAACAGTATCTCAAGGACAAGGGGCTGCTGATGACCAGGATAGAAGAGGCTATCAACACTCTCGCCATGGATTCAGTGGGCGACAGCATCGTTGAGGACGGAAACGTCTTCGAGGACTATGCGGACGACGTTAGATCGTTGCTCTGA